Proteins encoded within one genomic window of Amycolatopsis nigrescens CSC17Ta-90:
- a CDS encoding DUF3093 domain-containing protein yields the protein MGNSTSAADAQPDSGRKPGKPSGKGGSRHSERLYLSWWGWPGPLIAAGLLAAEIHMGYPGVRAWLPYVLLVPLTAALMVALGRIKVRVTGSGDTGHDAEAAENTEDAELWVGDAHLPLRHIGAIEVIGAKQKRKALGPDLDPAAFVVHRGWVGPLLRVHLTDPEDPTPYWLFSTRKPEKVAELLSGGRPDRVSTAGQPPPETQN from the coding sequence GTGGGCAACAGCACGAGCGCAGCCGATGCGCAGCCGGACAGCGGGCGGAAACCGGGCAAACCCTCCGGAAAGGGCGGGTCGCGGCACTCCGAGCGGCTCTACCTGTCCTGGTGGGGTTGGCCGGGACCGCTGATCGCGGCCGGGCTGCTCGCCGCCGAGATCCACATGGGGTACCCGGGTGTCCGGGCCTGGCTGCCGTATGTGCTGCTGGTGCCGCTGACCGCGGCGCTGATGGTGGCGCTCGGCCGGATCAAGGTCCGGGTGACCGGCAGCGGCGATACCGGTCACGACGCTGAGGCCGCTGAAAACACTGAAGACGCTGAGCTGTGGGTCGGCGACGCGCACCTGCCGCTGCGCCACATCGGCGCGATCGAGGTGATCGGGGCCAAGCAGAAGCGCAAGGCGCTGGGGCCGGACCTGGACCCGGCCGCCTTCGTGGTGCACCGGGGCTGGGTCGGGCCGCTGCTGCGGGTGCATCTCACCGATCCCGAGGACCCCACGCCCTACTGGCTGTTCAGCACCCGCAAGCCGGAGAAGGTGGCCGAGCTGCTCAGCGGCGGTCGGCCGGACCGGGTGTCCACCGCCGGGCAGCCGCCCCCGGAGACCCAGAACTAG
- the dut gene encoding dUTP diphosphatase encodes MSIVQVLLSRIDPDVPLPAYAKPGDAGADLVTTSDVVLEPGERVVVGTGVAIALPDGYAGFVHPRSGLAARAGLSVVNTPGTIDAGYRGEIRICLINHDPREPIVLSRGDRIAQLVVQRVETAVFVEVDELEPSERGDGGYGSTGGHATLVPGSGTGEGTER; translated from the coding sequence GTGTCCATCGTGCAGGTCCTGCTCTCCCGGATAGATCCGGATGTCCCACTACCCGCCTATGCCAAGCCCGGCGACGCCGGCGCCGATCTGGTCACCACCTCGGACGTCGTGCTGGAGCCGGGGGAACGCGTCGTCGTCGGCACCGGGGTGGCGATCGCGCTGCCCGACGGGTATGCCGGTTTCGTGCACCCCAGGTCGGGCCTGGCCGCCAGGGCCGGTCTGTCCGTGGTCAACACCCCGGGCACCATTGACGCGGGCTACCGCGGCGAGATCAGGATCTGCCTGATCAACCACGACCCGCGGGAGCCGATCGTGCTCTCCCGCGGCGACCGGATCGCGCAGCTGGTCGTGCAGCGGGTGGAGACCGCGGTCTTCGTCGAGGTGGACGAGCTCGAACCGTCCGAACGCGGCGACGGCGGCTACGGGTCCACCGGTGGGCACGCGACGCTGGTACCAGGCAGCGGTACTGGGGAAGGAACGGAGAGGTAG
- a CDS encoding DUF4193 domain-containing protein — protein MATDYDAPRRSEADELAEDSLEELKARRNENQSGVVDVDEDATAENFELPGADLSGLSGEDLTVKVVPKQADEFTCSVCFLVHHRSRLAEEGGGRLVCRDCA, from the coding sequence ATGGCGACCGACTACGACGCTCCGCGCCGCAGCGAAGCCGACGAGCTGGCCGAAGACTCGTTGGAAGAGCTGAAGGCGCGGCGCAACGAAAACCAGTCTGGCGTCGTAGACGTCGACGAAGACGCGACCGCGGAGAACTTCGAACTACCGGGGGCGGACCTGTCCGGTCTCTCCGGCGAAGACCTGACCGTGAAGGTGGTGCCCAAGCAGGCGGATGAGTTCACCTGCTCGGTGTGTTTCCTGGTGCACCACCGGAGCAGGCTCGCCGAAGAGGGCGGTGGCCGCCTGGTGTGCCGCGACTGCGCCTGA
- the ppgK gene encoding polyphosphate--glucose phosphotransferase — MTATRGFGIDIGGSGIKGALVDLEKGQLIGERLRIDTPRPSTPEAVAEVVAQIVQHFSWDGPVGVTLPAVIKKGVAQTAANIDPGWIGTDADALFAKRLDRTVDQISMLNDADAAGMAEIRFGDPAARHGVTALLTFGTGIGSAVFHDGKLVPNTEFGHLEVDGHDAEKKAAASVKDNEGLSYPEWSQRVDRYLSVLENLIWPDLFIVGGGVSKKSEKWVPLLNIRTKVVVASLQNNAGIVGAAAAAVEGIEH, encoded by the coding sequence ATGACGGCGACCCGAGGTTTCGGCATCGACATCGGCGGCAGCGGTATCAAGGGCGCACTTGTCGATCTGGAGAAGGGCCAGCTGATCGGCGAGCGGCTCCGGATCGACACTCCGCGCCCCTCCACCCCGGAGGCGGTCGCCGAGGTGGTGGCCCAGATCGTGCAGCACTTCTCCTGGGACGGCCCGGTCGGTGTCACGCTGCCCGCGGTGATCAAGAAGGGGGTCGCGCAGACCGCGGCCAACATCGACCCCGGCTGGATCGGCACCGACGCGGACGCGCTGTTCGCCAAGCGGCTGGACCGCACCGTGGACCAGATCTCGATGCTGAACGACGCGGACGCCGCCGGGATGGCCGAGATCCGCTTCGGCGACCCGGCCGCACGGCACGGCGTCACCGCGCTGCTCACCTTCGGCACCGGTATCGGCAGCGCGGTGTTCCACGACGGCAAGCTGGTGCCCAACACCGAGTTCGGCCACCTGGAGGTGGACGGGCACGACGCCGAGAAGAAAGCGGCGGCCTCGGTGAAGGACAACGAAGGGCTCTCCTACCCGGAATGGTCCCAGCGCGTGGACCGGTACCTGTCGGTGCTGGAGAACCTGATCTGGCCGGACCTGTTCATCGTCGGCGGCGGGGTCAGCAAGAAGTCCGAGAAATGGGTTCCGCTGCTGAACATCCGCACCAAGGTGGTGGTCGCTTCGCTGCAGAACAACGCGGGCATCGTGGGTGCCGCGGCGGCCGCCGTCGAAGGCATCGAGCACTGA
- a CDS encoding DUF3710 domain-containing protein, with translation MAIFGRKRRAEKEQPRGRHAAPEPDVDVDDVDGDLDDFEDTGYDADDGLAGLDGPFDAADAPEDEVPRIDLGSVRVPVPDGSQVQVEMDPATSGVRAVHVVTGHGQVTVSAYAAPRSGGLWKEVAAELTEQLKSDGAKVTSGRGEWGVELSAIVGDVALRFVGVDGPRWMLRGVIAGPQSLASEAPDVLRGIVRQSIVDRGEAPMPVRTPLTITLPSAVAEHIAEQQAQQQS, from the coding sequence GTGGCGATTTTCGGACGGAAGCGGCGCGCCGAGAAGGAACAGCCGAGGGGACGACATGCCGCGCCCGAGCCCGACGTCGACGTTGACGACGTTGATGGTGACCTCGACGACTTCGAGGACACCGGTTACGACGCCGATGACGGGCTCGCTGGGCTGGACGGCCCGTTCGACGCGGCGGACGCGCCCGAGGACGAGGTGCCCAGGATCGACCTCGGCTCGGTCCGGGTGCCGGTGCCCGACGGTTCGCAGGTGCAGGTCGAGATGGACCCGGCCACCAGCGGCGTGCGGGCGGTGCACGTGGTCACCGGGCACGGGCAGGTGACGGTCAGCGCCTACGCGGCGCCGCGCTCCGGCGGGCTGTGGAAGGAGGTCGCGGCGGAACTGACCGAGCAGCTCAAGTCCGACGGGGCCAAGGTGACCAGCGGCCGCGGCGAATGGGGCGTGGAGCTGTCCGCCATCGTCGGCGACGTCGCGCTGCGGTTCGTCGGGGTGGACGGCCCGCGCTGGATGCTGCGCGGCGTGATCGCCGGGCCGCAGTCGCTCGCCTCGGAAGCGCCGGACGTGCTGCGGGGCATCGTGCGGCAGTCGATCGTCGACCGGGGTGAGGCGCCGATGCCGGTGCGCACCCCGCTGACCATCACGCTGCCATCGGCGGTGGCCGAGCACATCGCGGAACAGCAGGCGCAGCAACAAAGCTGA
- a CDS encoding inositol monophosphatase family protein produces the protein MWSHGLVGAIESELKDVAVQVAAEAAELVREARTGMLAGRAVRVDTKSTQTDVVTAVDHESERFIRKRLAELRPGDDVLGEEGGGTASAAGGVTWVVDPIDGTVNFLYGFPWFAVSVAAQVDGVSVAGAVVEPVSGRRWTAARGQGAWLDGRPLRVSAPERLELTLVGTGFAYQTQRRKRQARFAAGLLGHVRDLRRPGSASLDLCSVAAGWLDAYVEHGLGRWDWAAGALVAAEAGAVLSLPGEDPELGVDATFAAAPSIAAPLRAAAIECGIGDV, from the coding sequence ATGTGGTCCCATGGCCTTGTGGGAGCTATCGAGTCGGAGCTGAAAGACGTTGCCGTGCAGGTCGCCGCCGAGGCGGCCGAACTGGTCCGGGAGGCCCGCACGGGCATGCTCGCCGGGCGGGCGGTGCGGGTGGACACCAAGTCCACCCAGACCGATGTGGTGACCGCGGTGGACCACGAGTCCGAGCGGTTCATTCGCAAGCGGCTCGCGGAGCTGCGGCCCGGCGACGACGTGCTGGGCGAGGAGGGCGGCGGCACCGCTTCCGCCGCCGGCGGGGTGACCTGGGTGGTCGACCCGATCGACGGCACGGTCAACTTCCTCTACGGCTTCCCCTGGTTCGCCGTCTCGGTGGCCGCGCAGGTGGACGGCGTGTCCGTGGCCGGTGCGGTGGTGGAGCCGGTGAGCGGGCGGCGCTGGACGGCCGCGCGCGGGCAGGGCGCCTGGCTGGACGGCAGGCCGCTGCGGGTGTCCGCGCCGGAACGGCTCGAGCTCACCCTGGTCGGCACCGGCTTCGCCTACCAGACTCAGCGCCGGAAGCGGCAGGCCAGGTTCGCCGCCGGCCTGCTCGGGCACGTGCGCGACCTCCGGCGTCCCGGCTCGGCCTCGCTCGACCTGTGCTCGGTCGCCGCCGGCTGGCTGGACGCCTACGTGGAGCACGGCCTCGGCCGGTGGGACTGGGCGGCCGGGGCGTTGGTGGCCGCCGAGGCGGGTGCGGTGCTGAGCCTGCCGGGGGAGGACCCGGAGCTGGGTGTGGACGCCACCTTCGCGGCCGCGCCCTCGATCGCCGCCCCGTTGCGGGCGGCCGCGATCGAATGCGGGATCGGTGACGTCTAG
- the cei gene encoding envelope integrity protein Cei, with amino-acid sequence MGSGIGFGGRGARPYRRRRPLPALIVIGVLCAGALGVWMYAIFSKADVDAAVRCEPPSAPPPGTTLTSLEHDALDGTSPIPPDKIAVRVLNAGGPRGQAALTTESLRALGFSETAEPGNDPVYGEKQEAKCRGQLRFGENGSSAARTLSLLEPCVELVKDGRQDATVDLVLGSSFGHVLPRQEAKQILDQLTTWSARNHGGGSEQSAGDSAPPLDEDLLKAAREGRC; translated from the coding sequence GTGGGGTCGGGGATCGGTTTCGGGGGCCGTGGGGCACGGCCGTACCGCAGACGTCGCCCACTGCCCGCGCTGATCGTCATCGGGGTGCTCTGCGCCGGCGCGCTGGGCGTGTGGATGTACGCGATCTTCAGCAAGGCCGACGTGGACGCCGCGGTCCGCTGCGAGCCACCGTCGGCACCGCCGCCGGGGACCACGCTCACCTCGCTCGAACACGACGCGCTGGACGGCACCAGTCCGATCCCACCGGACAAGATCGCGGTCCGGGTGCTCAACGCGGGCGGACCGCGCGGCCAGGCCGCGCTCACCACGGAAAGCCTGCGGGCGCTCGGCTTCAGCGAGACCGCCGAGCCGGGCAACGATCCGGTCTACGGCGAGAAGCAGGAGGCGAAGTGCCGCGGCCAGCTGCGGTTCGGCGAGAACGGCAGCTCGGCCGCTCGCACGCTCAGCCTGCTGGAGCCCTGCGTGGAGCTGGTCAAGGACGGCAGGCAGGACGCCACGGTGGATCTCGTGCTCGGCTCGTCGTTCGGGCACGTGCTGCCGCGCCAGGAGGCCAAGCAGATCCTGGATCAGCTCACCACCTGGTCCGCCCGGAACCATGGCGGCGGCAGCGAGCAGTCCGCCGGCGACTCGGCGCCACCGCTGGACGAGGACCTGCTCAAGGCCGCCCGCGAAGGGCGCTGCTGA
- a CDS encoding RNA polymerase sigma factor codes for MAAAKTATRSGTKTSNAAKAGSADEGTNPATAAAGQNGVAKKPAARKTAAKKAPAKGEDTKGEPDGPGDIDEAELETPDLSDLEEVEVDVVDATVTEEADEPEEAEEPTARGKRTAADRGTKSSDSPDFVWDEEESEALRQARKDAELTASADSVRAYLKQIGKVALLNAEEEVELAKRIEAGLYAAERVRGAEEDGEKLATQMRRDLKWIVRDGERAKDHLLEANLRLVVSLAKRYTGRGMAFLDLIQEGNLGLIRAVEKFDYTKGYKFSTYATWWIRQAITRAMADQARTIRIPVHMVEVINKLGRIQRELLQDLGREPTPEELAKEMDISPEKVLEIQQYAREPISLDQTIGDEGDSQLGDFIEDSEAVVAVDAVSFTLLQDQLQSVLQTLSEREAGVVRLRFGLTDGQPRTLDEIGQVYGVTRERIRQIESKTMSKLRHPSRSQVLRDYLD; via the coding sequence GTGGCAGCCGCAAAAACCGCTACCCGAAGCGGCACGAAGACATCGAACGCCGCCAAGGCCGGGTCGGCCGACGAGGGCACGAACCCCGCGACCGCGGCCGCGGGCCAGAACGGCGTGGCGAAGAAGCCGGCCGCTCGCAAGACCGCCGCGAAGAAGGCACCCGCCAAGGGCGAGGACACCAAGGGCGAGCCGGACGGTCCCGGTGACATCGACGAGGCCGAGCTGGAGACGCCGGACCTCTCCGACCTGGAAGAGGTCGAGGTCGACGTCGTCGACGCCACCGTGACGGAGGAGGCCGACGAGCCGGAAGAGGCCGAAGAGCCCACCGCTCGCGGCAAGCGGACCGCCGCCGACCGGGGCACCAAGTCCTCCGACAGCCCGGACTTCGTCTGGGACGAGGAGGAGTCGGAGGCGCTGCGGCAGGCCCGCAAGGACGCCGAACTCACCGCCTCCGCCGACTCGGTCCGCGCCTATCTCAAGCAGATCGGCAAGGTGGCGCTGCTCAACGCCGAAGAGGAAGTCGAGCTCGCCAAGCGCATCGAAGCCGGGCTCTACGCCGCCGAACGAGTACGCGGGGCGGAAGAAGACGGCGAGAAGCTGGCCACCCAGATGCGGCGCGACCTCAAGTGGATCGTCCGCGACGGCGAACGCGCCAAGGACCACCTGCTCGAAGCGAACCTGCGGCTGGTCGTGTCGCTGGCCAAGCGCTACACCGGACGCGGCATGGCCTTCCTGGACCTCATCCAGGAAGGCAACCTCGGTCTGATCCGCGCGGTCGAAAAGTTCGACTACACCAAGGGCTACAAGTTCTCCACCTACGCGACCTGGTGGATCCGGCAGGCCATCACGCGCGCCATGGCCGACCAGGCGCGGACCATTCGGATCCCGGTGCACATGGTCGAGGTCATCAACAAACTCGGCCGCATCCAGCGCGAACTGCTGCAAGACCTCGGACGCGAGCCGACCCCCGAAGAGCTGGCCAAGGAAATGGACATCTCGCCGGAAAAGGTCCTCGAGATCCAGCAGTACGCCCGCGAACCGATCTCGCTGGACCAGACCATCGGCGACGAAGGCGACTCCCAACTCGGCGACTTCATCGAAGACAGTGAAGCCGTGGTCGCGGTCGACGCGGTGTCGTTCACGCTGCTGCAAGACCAGTTGCAGTCCGTGCTGCAGACCCTGTCCGAACGCGAAGCCGGCGTCGTCCGGTTGCGATTCGGACTCACCGACGGACAGCCCCGGACGTTGGACGAGATCGGCCAGGTCTACGGGGTGACCCGGGAACGGATCAGGCAGATCGAGTCCAAGACCATGTCCAAACTCCGCCACCCCTCCCGATCCCAGGTCCTGCGGGACTACCTCGACTAG
- a CDS encoding LysE family translocator: MPTSAEWLIFLGTAALFAVTPGPGILYVLARSLRGGRAEGIRSVLGNGIGAAVHVVAAALGLSALLATSAVAFTVVKIAGAAYLVFLGLQAIFRRHDDGDQAGGGPAGRLSRSPVAQGMLSELLNPKTALYFMALLPHFVHPETAPAPLVFILLGLIALAMAMLADLLVALFAGRIGHRLMASPKWRIRQRVASGAVMIGLGGFIAVAD, from the coding sequence ATGCCGACCTCCGCCGAGTGGCTGATCTTCCTCGGGACAGCCGCCCTGTTCGCGGTCACTCCCGGGCCGGGAATCCTCTACGTGCTCGCGCGCAGCCTGCGCGGCGGGCGCGCCGAGGGCATCCGCTCGGTGCTCGGCAACGGCATCGGCGCGGCCGTGCACGTGGTCGCGGCGGCACTCGGGCTCTCCGCGCTGCTGGCCACCTCGGCGGTGGCGTTCACCGTGGTCAAGATCGCCGGTGCGGCCTACCTGGTGTTCCTCGGCCTGCAGGCGATCTTCCGCCGGCACGACGACGGCGACCAGGCCGGCGGTGGCCCGGCGGGCAGGCTGAGCCGGTCGCCCGTGGCGCAGGGCATGCTCTCCGAACTGCTGAACCCGAAGACCGCGCTGTACTTCATGGCGCTGCTGCCGCATTTCGTGCACCCGGAGACCGCCCCGGCGCCGCTGGTGTTCATCCTGCTCGGGCTGATCGCGCTGGCCATGGCCATGCTCGCGGACCTGCTGGTGGCCCTGTTCGCCGGGCGGATCGGGCACCGGCTGATGGCCAGCCCGAAATGGCGGATCCGGCAGCGCGTTGCCAGCGGTGCGGTGATGATCGGCCTCGGCGGCTTCATCGCGGTAGCCGACTAA